The Oreochromis niloticus isolate F11D_XX linkage group LG15, O_niloticus_UMD_NMBU, whole genome shotgun sequence genome includes a region encoding these proteins:
- the LOC100709636 gene encoding serine/arginine-rich splicing factor 11 isoform X4: MSLLAPANAVAGMMPGGGLLPTPNPLASCLCPTFQMGATPFGGLGAPSIEQMAAMGMPGPNMNPQALSADFLKLMQSMDPKLNLAAGLNLSPGLKADASNKEIEEAMKRVREAQSLISAAIEPGSKKDDKRKHSRSRSRSRRRRTRSRSRHRRSKSRSRRRSHSRSRRRSKSPRRRRSYSRDRSRRSRSRDRRKEEKSKKRSKTPPKSYSSARRSRSITRRHRRSRSASRSPKRRVSRSPSPRRHKKEKKKDKDREKERDRDRREDRDRSRDERERSNSKKKKSKDKERDRDRKSDSEKGDVKVTRDYDEEEQGYDSEKGEEDDERKTDSDSVSSPKSQEEMERSEGQIPKKSKLNGDDHHQEDMEMSD, translated from the exons ATGTCGCTGCTGGCTCCAGCCAATGCTGTGGCAGGAATGATGCCTGGTGGAGGCCTTCTCCCGACACCGAATCCTCTGGCATCT TGTCTATGCCCGACATTTCAGATGGGAGCGACACCATTTGGAGGTCTTGGAGCTCCTAGCATTGAGCAGATGGCTGCTATGGGAATGCCCGGACCGAACATGAACCCCCAG GCTCTTTCCGCAGATTTCCTGAAGCTCATGCAGTCCATGGATCCCAA ATTGAACCTTGCGGCCGGATTGAACTTGAGTCCGGGGCTGAAGGCTGACGCATCGAATAAGGAGATTGAAGAGGCCATGAAGAGAGTCCGAGAGGCCCAGTCTCTTATTTCTGCAGCTATTGAACCAGGAA GTAAGAAAGATGACAAGCGCAAACATTCCCGCTCCCGTTCGCGTTCACGGCGTAGACGAACCAGATCTCGTTCCAGACACAG ACGTTCGAAGAGCAGATCTCGGCGTAGGTCTCATTCAAGGAGCCGGAGGAGGTCCAAGAGCCCACGGAGGAGGAGGTCCTACTCCCGGGATAGAAGCCGTCGCAGTAGATCTAG AGAcaggaggaaggaggagaaaTCCAAGAAAAGATCCAAGACTCCCCCCAAAAGCTACAGCAGCGCCAGGAGGTCTCGGAGCATTACTCG GAGACACAGGCGAAGTCGCAGTGCTTCTCGCTCCCCTAAGAGAAGGGTCTCCAGGTCTCCGTCCCCCAGACG ccacaagaaagaaaaaaagaaggacaAGGACCGTGAGAAGGAAAGGGACAGAGACAGGAGGGAGGACAGGGACCGCAGCAGAGACGAACGAGAGCGCTCcaacagtaagaaaaaaaagagcaaagacaAAGAACGAGATCGGGACCGCAAGTCCGATAGCGAGAAAGGAGATGTGAAG GTGACTCGGGACTACGATGAGGAGGAGCAAGGTTATGACAGCGAAAAAGGAGAGGAGGACGACGAGAGGAAGACCGACTCTGACTCCGTCTCGTCCCCGAAAAGCcaggaggagatggagagatCTGAGGGCCAAATCCCCAAAAAGTCCAAACTGAATGGAGATGATCACCACCAGGAAGACATGGAGATGAGCGACTAA
- the LOC100709636 gene encoding serine/arginine-rich splicing factor 11 isoform X2, whose translation MNSNTHVIQVTNVSPSTTSEQMRTLFGFLGTIEELKLFPPDDSPLPVTSRVCFVKFLEAESVGVSQHLTNTVFVDRALIVVPFAEGVIPDESKAMSLLAPANAVAGMMPGGGLLPTPNPLASMGATPFGGLGAPSIEQMAAMGMPGPNMNPQALSADFLKLMQSMDPKLNLAAGLNLSPGLKADASNKEIEEAMKRVREAQSLISAAIEPGSKKDDKRKHSRSRSRSRRRRTRSRSRHRRSKSRSRRRSHSRSRRRSKSPRRRRSYSRDRSRRSRSRDRRKEEKSKKRSKTPPKSYSSARRSRSITRRHRRSRSASRSPKRRVSRSPSPRRHKKEKKKDKDREKERDRDRREDRDRSRDERERSNSKKKKSKDKERDRDRKSDSEKGDVKVTRDYDEEEQGYDSEKGEEDDERKTDSDSVSSPKSQEEMERSEGQIPKKSKLNGDDHHQEDMEMSD comes from the exons ATGAATTCCAACACGCACGTAATCCAGGTGACAAACGTTTCACCGAGTACGACGTCCGAACAAATGAGGACTCTGTTTGGATTCCTCGGAACCATAGAGGAGCTCAAACTGTTCCCGCCCGA TGACTCTCCCTTGCCTGTGACTTCACGTGTCTGTTTTGTAAAATTCCTTGAGGCTGAGTCCGTGGGAGTTTCCCAACACCTGACGAACACAGTCTTCGTGGACAGAGCCTTGATTGTGGTCCCTTTCGCTGAAG GAGTCATTCCCGATGAATCTAAAGCTATGTCGCTGCTGGCTCCAGCCAATGCTGTGGCAGGAATGATGCCTGGTGGAGGCCTTCTCCCGACACCGAATCCTCTGGCATCT ATGGGAGCGACACCATTTGGAGGTCTTGGAGCTCCTAGCATTGAGCAGATGGCTGCTATGGGAATGCCCGGACCGAACATGAACCCCCAG GCTCTTTCCGCAGATTTCCTGAAGCTCATGCAGTCCATGGATCCCAA ATTGAACCTTGCGGCCGGATTGAACTTGAGTCCGGGGCTGAAGGCTGACGCATCGAATAAGGAGATTGAAGAGGCCATGAAGAGAGTCCGAGAGGCCCAGTCTCTTATTTCTGCAGCTATTGAACCAGGAA GTAAGAAAGATGACAAGCGCAAACATTCCCGCTCCCGTTCGCGTTCACGGCGTAGACGAACCAGATCTCGTTCCAGACACAG ACGTTCGAAGAGCAGATCTCGGCGTAGGTCTCATTCAAGGAGCCGGAGGAGGTCCAAGAGCCCACGGAGGAGGAGGTCCTACTCCCGGGATAGAAGCCGTCGCAGTAGATCTAG AGAcaggaggaaggaggagaaaTCCAAGAAAAGATCCAAGACTCCCCCCAAAAGCTACAGCAGCGCCAGGAGGTCTCGGAGCATTACTCG GAGACACAGGCGAAGTCGCAGTGCTTCTCGCTCCCCTAAGAGAAGGGTCTCCAGGTCTCCGTCCCCCAGACG ccacaagaaagaaaaaaagaaggacaAGGACCGTGAGAAGGAAAGGGACAGAGACAGGAGGGAGGACAGGGACCGCAGCAGAGACGAACGAGAGCGCTCcaacagtaagaaaaaaaagagcaaagacaAAGAACGAGATCGGGACCGCAAGTCCGATAGCGAGAAAGGAGATGTGAAG GTGACTCGGGACTACGATGAGGAGGAGCAAGGTTATGACAGCGAAAAAGGAGAGGAGGACGACGAGAGGAAGACCGACTCTGACTCCGTCTCGTCCCCGAAAAGCcaggaggagatggagagatCTGAGGGCCAAATCCCCAAAAAGTCCAAACTGAATGGAGATGATCACCACCAGGAAGACATGGAGATGAGCGACTAA
- the LOC100709636 gene encoding serine/arginine-rich splicing factor 11 isoform X5 has protein sequence MSLLAPANAVAGMMPGGGLLPTPNPLASMGATPFGGLGAPSIEQMAAMGMPGPNMNPQALSADFLKLMQSMDPKLNLAAGLNLSPGLKADASNKEIEEAMKRVREAQSLISAAIEPGSKKDDKRKHSRSRSRSRRRRTRSRSRHRRSKSRSRRRSHSRSRRRSKSPRRRRSYSRDRSRRSRSRDRRKEEKSKKRSKTPPKSYSSARRSRSITRRHRRSRSASRSPKRRVSRSPSPRRHKKEKKKDKDREKERDRDRREDRDRSRDERERSNSKKKKSKDKERDRDRKSDSEKGDVKVTRDYDEEEQGYDSEKGEEDDERKTDSDSVSSPKSQEEMERSEGQIPKKSKLNGDDHHQEDMEMSD, from the exons ATGTCGCTGCTGGCTCCAGCCAATGCTGTGGCAGGAATGATGCCTGGTGGAGGCCTTCTCCCGACACCGAATCCTCTGGCATCT ATGGGAGCGACACCATTTGGAGGTCTTGGAGCTCCTAGCATTGAGCAGATGGCTGCTATGGGAATGCCCGGACCGAACATGAACCCCCAG GCTCTTTCCGCAGATTTCCTGAAGCTCATGCAGTCCATGGATCCCAA ATTGAACCTTGCGGCCGGATTGAACTTGAGTCCGGGGCTGAAGGCTGACGCATCGAATAAGGAGATTGAAGAGGCCATGAAGAGAGTCCGAGAGGCCCAGTCTCTTATTTCTGCAGCTATTGAACCAGGAA GTAAGAAAGATGACAAGCGCAAACATTCCCGCTCCCGTTCGCGTTCACGGCGTAGACGAACCAGATCTCGTTCCAGACACAG ACGTTCGAAGAGCAGATCTCGGCGTAGGTCTCATTCAAGGAGCCGGAGGAGGTCCAAGAGCCCACGGAGGAGGAGGTCCTACTCCCGGGATAGAAGCCGTCGCAGTAGATCTAG AGAcaggaggaaggaggagaaaTCCAAGAAAAGATCCAAGACTCCCCCCAAAAGCTACAGCAGCGCCAGGAGGTCTCGGAGCATTACTCG GAGACACAGGCGAAGTCGCAGTGCTTCTCGCTCCCCTAAGAGAAGGGTCTCCAGGTCTCCGTCCCCCAGACG ccacaagaaagaaaaaaagaaggacaAGGACCGTGAGAAGGAAAGGGACAGAGACAGGAGGGAGGACAGGGACCGCAGCAGAGACGAACGAGAGCGCTCcaacagtaagaaaaaaaagagcaaagacaAAGAACGAGATCGGGACCGCAAGTCCGATAGCGAGAAAGGAGATGTGAAG GTGACTCGGGACTACGATGAGGAGGAGCAAGGTTATGACAGCGAAAAAGGAGAGGAGGACGACGAGAGGAAGACCGACTCTGACTCCGTCTCGTCCCCGAAAAGCcaggaggagatggagagatCTGAGGGCCAAATCCCCAAAAAGTCCAAACTGAATGGAGATGATCACCACCAGGAAGACATGGAGATGAGCGACTAA
- the LOC100709636 gene encoding serine/arginine-rich splicing factor 11 isoform X3, translating to MFLVFPPGVIPDESKAMSLLAPANAVAGMMPGGGLLPTPNPLASCLCPTFQMGATPFGGLGAPSIEQMAAMGMPGPNMNPQALSADFLKLMQSMDPKLNLAAGLNLSPGLKADASNKEIEEAMKRVREAQSLISAAIEPGSKKDDKRKHSRSRSRSRRRRTRSRSRHRRSKSRSRRRSHSRSRRRSKSPRRRRSYSRDRSRRSRSRDRRKEEKSKKRSKTPPKSYSSARRSRSITRRHRRSRSASRSPKRRVSRSPSPRRHKKEKKKDKDREKERDRDRREDRDRSRDERERSNSKKKKSKDKERDRDRKSDSEKGDVKVTRDYDEEEQGYDSEKGEEDDERKTDSDSVSSPKSQEEMERSEGQIPKKSKLNGDDHHQEDMEMSD from the exons ATGTTCTTGGTTTTTCCTCCAGGAGTCATTCCCGATGAATCTAAAGCTATGTCGCTGCTGGCTCCAGCCAATGCTGTGGCAGGAATGATGCCTGGTGGAGGCCTTCTCCCGACACCGAATCCTCTGGCATCT TGTCTATGCCCGACATTTCAGATGGGAGCGACACCATTTGGAGGTCTTGGAGCTCCTAGCATTGAGCAGATGGCTGCTATGGGAATGCCCGGACCGAACATGAACCCCCAG GCTCTTTCCGCAGATTTCCTGAAGCTCATGCAGTCCATGGATCCCAA ATTGAACCTTGCGGCCGGATTGAACTTGAGTCCGGGGCTGAAGGCTGACGCATCGAATAAGGAGATTGAAGAGGCCATGAAGAGAGTCCGAGAGGCCCAGTCTCTTATTTCTGCAGCTATTGAACCAGGAA GTAAGAAAGATGACAAGCGCAAACATTCCCGCTCCCGTTCGCGTTCACGGCGTAGACGAACCAGATCTCGTTCCAGACACAG ACGTTCGAAGAGCAGATCTCGGCGTAGGTCTCATTCAAGGAGCCGGAGGAGGTCCAAGAGCCCACGGAGGAGGAGGTCCTACTCCCGGGATAGAAGCCGTCGCAGTAGATCTAG AGAcaggaggaaggaggagaaaTCCAAGAAAAGATCCAAGACTCCCCCCAAAAGCTACAGCAGCGCCAGGAGGTCTCGGAGCATTACTCG GAGACACAGGCGAAGTCGCAGTGCTTCTCGCTCCCCTAAGAGAAGGGTCTCCAGGTCTCCGTCCCCCAGACG ccacaagaaagaaaaaaagaaggacaAGGACCGTGAGAAGGAAAGGGACAGAGACAGGAGGGAGGACAGGGACCGCAGCAGAGACGAACGAGAGCGCTCcaacagtaagaaaaaaaagagcaaagacaAAGAACGAGATCGGGACCGCAAGTCCGATAGCGAGAAAGGAGATGTGAAG GTGACTCGGGACTACGATGAGGAGGAGCAAGGTTATGACAGCGAAAAAGGAGAGGAGGACGACGAGAGGAAGACCGACTCTGACTCCGTCTCGTCCCCGAAAAGCcaggaggagatggagagatCTGAGGGCCAAATCCCCAAAAAGTCCAAACTGAATGGAGATGATCACCACCAGGAAGACATGGAGATGAGCGACTAA
- the LOC100709636 gene encoding serine/arginine-rich splicing factor 11 isoform X1 has translation MNSNTHVIQVTNVSPSTTSEQMRTLFGFLGTIEELKLFPPDDSPLPVTSRVCFVKFLEAESVGVSQHLTNTVFVDRALIVVPFAEGVIPDESKAMSLLAPANAVAGMMPGGGLLPTPNPLASCLCPTFQMGATPFGGLGAPSIEQMAAMGMPGPNMNPQALSADFLKLMQSMDPKLNLAAGLNLSPGLKADASNKEIEEAMKRVREAQSLISAAIEPGSKKDDKRKHSRSRSRSRRRRTRSRSRHRRSKSRSRRRSHSRSRRRSKSPRRRRSYSRDRSRRSRSRDRRKEEKSKKRSKTPPKSYSSARRSRSITRRHRRSRSASRSPKRRVSRSPSPRRHKKEKKKDKDREKERDRDRREDRDRSRDERERSNSKKKKSKDKERDRDRKSDSEKGDVKVTRDYDEEEQGYDSEKGEEDDERKTDSDSVSSPKSQEEMERSEGQIPKKSKLNGDDHHQEDMEMSD, from the exons ATGAATTCCAACACGCACGTAATCCAGGTGACAAACGTTTCACCGAGTACGACGTCCGAACAAATGAGGACTCTGTTTGGATTCCTCGGAACCATAGAGGAGCTCAAACTGTTCCCGCCCGA TGACTCTCCCTTGCCTGTGACTTCACGTGTCTGTTTTGTAAAATTCCTTGAGGCTGAGTCCGTGGGAGTTTCCCAACACCTGACGAACACAGTCTTCGTGGACAGAGCCTTGATTGTGGTCCCTTTCGCTGAAG GAGTCATTCCCGATGAATCTAAAGCTATGTCGCTGCTGGCTCCAGCCAATGCTGTGGCAGGAATGATGCCTGGTGGAGGCCTTCTCCCGACACCGAATCCTCTGGCATCT TGTCTATGCCCGACATTTCAGATGGGAGCGACACCATTTGGAGGTCTTGGAGCTCCTAGCATTGAGCAGATGGCTGCTATGGGAATGCCCGGACCGAACATGAACCCCCAG GCTCTTTCCGCAGATTTCCTGAAGCTCATGCAGTCCATGGATCCCAA ATTGAACCTTGCGGCCGGATTGAACTTGAGTCCGGGGCTGAAGGCTGACGCATCGAATAAGGAGATTGAAGAGGCCATGAAGAGAGTCCGAGAGGCCCAGTCTCTTATTTCTGCAGCTATTGAACCAGGAA GTAAGAAAGATGACAAGCGCAAACATTCCCGCTCCCGTTCGCGTTCACGGCGTAGACGAACCAGATCTCGTTCCAGACACAG ACGTTCGAAGAGCAGATCTCGGCGTAGGTCTCATTCAAGGAGCCGGAGGAGGTCCAAGAGCCCACGGAGGAGGAGGTCCTACTCCCGGGATAGAAGCCGTCGCAGTAGATCTAG AGAcaggaggaaggaggagaaaTCCAAGAAAAGATCCAAGACTCCCCCCAAAAGCTACAGCAGCGCCAGGAGGTCTCGGAGCATTACTCG GAGACACAGGCGAAGTCGCAGTGCTTCTCGCTCCCCTAAGAGAAGGGTCTCCAGGTCTCCGTCCCCCAGACG ccacaagaaagaaaaaaagaaggacaAGGACCGTGAGAAGGAAAGGGACAGAGACAGGAGGGAGGACAGGGACCGCAGCAGAGACGAACGAGAGCGCTCcaacagtaagaaaaaaaagagcaaagacaAAGAACGAGATCGGGACCGCAAGTCCGATAGCGAGAAAGGAGATGTGAAG GTGACTCGGGACTACGATGAGGAGGAGCAAGGTTATGACAGCGAAAAAGGAGAGGAGGACGACGAGAGGAAGACCGACTCTGACTCCGTCTCGTCCCCGAAAAGCcaggaggagatggagagatCTGAGGGCCAAATCCCCAAAAAGTCCAAACTGAATGGAGATGATCACCACCAGGAAGACATGGAGATGAGCGACTAA